The genomic segment CACCGTTCCAAGCAAAATTCCAACGCCCAATGCGAGGAAAACCGCGACCAAAGAGGCTATATGATATCTCATGTCAAACATTGTGCTTCTCCTTAAATCCCAAAAATTAAACGTAGTTTGTAGGCAAGCAGGGTAAGGAGCTGCCTGATGAGGGGTGAAGCTGTGACGATTGCGATGACGGTGACAAAAGCAGCCAAGAATATGAGTAATAAATAGGAAAATTTGACTCTGCTACGGTAAAGCTTGTTCACACCTTTAGCATCAACCAATCTACTTCCCACTTTGAGCCGCACTAAAAAAGTACTGGCCATTCCCTCTCGACCT from the Actinomycetota bacterium genome contains:
- a CDS encoding SteA domain-containing protein; amino-acid sequence: GREGMASTFLVRLKVGSRLVDAKGVNKLYRSRVKFSYLLLIFLAAFVTVIAIVTASPLIRQLLTLLAYKLRLIFGI